The sequence CGTAGATCAGCGTCAGGCGATCGCTCTGCATGTCTGAGCTCGTGCCGACGCCGAAACTCAACTCATAGCTGTAGAGCCCGAAGAGCTCCTCCACCTCAACGGCGGAGACGAGCGGCTGGTGAAATGGTCTCATTCCGTCCCTTTCGGACCGGTGCAGGCGGCAACCCGCACAGAAGCGACAACAGTAGTCCGCGGTCGGCTTTGCGCGGGTCGCGGCCCGCATCGCCCCGTGACACTTCAGGATCTCCTGAAGAACGACACCGCCTGCCTGCTCCTCGGACTGCTCCGGCTCGCCGACCGGCCTAACGGCCTGGCCCCCCGTGTGGCGCGAGGCCTCGGCAGGCATGCTCCGCATCCACGGATCCGGCGACGACGAAGCCACTCAACGCCACACCGGCGAACACCTCGCCCCGCCTCACCGCTCAACTGCGTACCTGGCTGCACGCCAACCCGCCGTCGGCCACCTCGGCCGCCACCGTCGTCGGACACCTTCTGGACCTCCTCGACGCACCCGCGCTGCGCCGGTACGTGAAGGCAACGACTCCCTCCATGGACCTCGACCTCATCACCGAGGCGTTCGAAGCCCGCCTTGACGCCGCCGTTTACGAAGCAGCCGAATGGAGCGATGTCCTCGAGGGGCTCGAGGCCGCCGACGCGATCGTCCTGCTCACCGCACACCGCAGCAAAGGCCTCGAGTACGACACCGTCTTCCTCCTCGGCCTCGACGAGAACCAGTGGTGGGCCTACAGCCGAGACCCGATCGAAAGCCAGAGGGCCTTCTTCGTCGGTCTCTCCAGGGCCGCGGAGCGTCTGATCGTCACCACCACCATGCCGGACGCCCGCACGGGACCCATTGCCGGCCTCTTTGCGCTCCTCGACCACGCCGGCGTGCCCGAGATCACCCGATCATGATCCCGAGCCCGGTGAGAGCTTCCGCAGTACAAGGGCCCTCCGGGGGCGATGGCCCAGGACTTCCTGCGCCGGGCCGCAGGCCGGACCCGCACCGACGACGCAAGCACACGGCCTTCGAGCCCGCGATACAGCGCGAGCCGGTGGGTA comes from Streptomyces sp. TLI_053 and encodes:
- a CDS encoding 3'-5' exonuclease, whose amino-acid sequence is MDLDLITEAFEARLDAAVYEAAEWSDVLEGLEAADAIVLLTAHRSKGLEYDTVFLLGLDENQWWAYSRDPIESQRAFFVGLSRAAERLIVTTTMPDARTGPIAGLFALLDHAGVPEITRS